The DNA sequence GACGTTGTGTGGGGTAATAATAACTGGCGTCAGTATATTCGATTTTGACCAAAAACAGATCTAAATTTGctggtaaataaaaaaaattgttaacaTATTGCAGCACTTCAGCTTTAtattgcttttgtgtttttaacagttTACTATAACTATGGCTGTGGCCAGTTATAATCATAATTATCTGccagttcattttaaataccTTTCCTGAACCCACTAACAAGTAGTCAGTGTGGTTAATggtaattttaatgttttgagtGCCTACAACCCTACAATACTGTAGTGCTAAGAAGCCACTAAAGTACTGTGCTATAGTATATTTTTACAGGGTACATTGTCTTGGAAAAAGAAAGCACATTAAAGAAATGTGAGATTGCCTTGGCCTGGGCAGCACTCCAGGTGCAGAGATTTAGGCCATTAGGCCAGAATACACATTACATCATGTCCACCTGTTTCTTCCTGAGTGGCCTTTCAGCATTGGCGATGAGGTTAGCAGGAACGAACTgaattgtattaaaatgcaaTGGCCAGGCTGTGTCTGCATGTCTCATGCTGTCAGCTTCAACATTTAAAATTCTCCAGGAGGCTCCCTGGCATGTTTCTGTTGGTTAGGTAGCTCTGAAGAGAAGTTCGCCACAGCTTCAGCGTTCCGTTGCCTAACGAATAGAGTGTTATTTATACGAGATGGGCAGGTAGGAGACTCATGCCCATGCGTGCATCTTTCTGTTGTCCCGCTCAGATAAGTCCTGCTTCAACACACTCTTCAACTTCGAAGACATGCAGGAGATCACACAGCACTTCGCAGTTGTCCATGTGGACGCACCTGGGCAGCAAGAGAATGCCCCCCCATTCCCTGCTGGGTAAGAACCTGGGCCGATCCAGTCTAAGGAGCAAACTAAGAGTTTGCCTGCCTGGAAGTCACCTTCCACTGTTCCTAACGCCATTAAGATTTAGGGCCGTGTTCTGGGGAGGTTTGTATAAACTTCTATGTCAGGATGTTCTTTTCTTCCAGATTTTTGCCTTGTCATTTTTGAAAGGCAgtaatggatttcttcaaacatTACTGCTCACAGCAGAAGTGATCATTTGAGACATGGATCATATAAATATCTTTTATCTGAACAAATAtgacttgatttttttaatttaatttaataaaatctatATTGATATGACTTAACAATCTCAAAAGATCTCGATCTACAACAGGGGGTAGTTTTTAATCTATGTGTACGTGTATTTTGGTATGTGTGTATGCATATTAGTTTATGTTCATAAACttgtttgaaaaaatgttttttgtgaaatataGTATTCTTCATCACATAACACTGCCTTGTTTGCTAATATGTTCGTCTCCTGCATGCATGCAAGTACGGAAAAGAGGGCCCTTCATACCATAACATAAGCTAGCTGGATAGTACATATAATAGTGCAATTGTATTCTTTGTTCATTCCGAAGAGCTCCTATTGCTGATCCCCTGTTCCCGAGGTAGTTAATAACATGTCCTTCATATAGCCTGCGACAGCTCAGTCAATGACACACTGGTGACCCCCAGACCCCAGGTCTCACTCACTGTTATAACGTAGGCCTTAGAGGTAGAAACTTTCCTTCTCACATCAGCATAGTACAAGACCATATGTTGGGGTTGAAAGCACTCTTACTGCCCTTCATAGGTTTTACAAGCAAAGCCAACCTTTTAACCAAATTGTAGTAATATAGCAGAAAGGAAATACTTTTGACTTGACTTATGGAAATGGATCAGAAATGCCCTAAGCATCTCTTAGCCTTTACAAGAAGCTGTAGCTCGTAAACCTGAAATGGATCCAAGCCCAGTGGGACAGGAGTATCACCGGTTTCATGCAAAAATGCTTGAGCACTAAATTTCTCGGTTCTTGTTAAATTGAAGAACACTGTGGTTGTAGAGATCTGGGTCTTTCCTTATAGGTGACTGTTCAGCcttttcagcttttaaagaaaaacagctcAGGCTGTTTTTTAAAGGCTGGGAGGATAACATGCAGTTTCTCGTTGCTAGTCCTCATTATTTCTTTGCACGTTTTGGAATGTTACAATTGCTGTAGTGTAAATTCCACATGTCCTCACAGGTACCAGTACCCCAGCATGGAGGAGCTTGCCGAGATGCTCCCTTCTGTTTTAACACACCTGAAGTAAGTTCCACGTGCAGTGCACAGCAGAGTCTGCCTATTGATTTGTTTCCTAGAAGTCTAGACAGACATGGAAATGCCTGGCGTGATCTTTATGGAACGTTATTcatgattattttttactttatgcTAAAAACAATTTAAGCCATTTAAAGAATTGTATTGACAGGAACTAAAAGATGACATTTCATCTTCAAAACGGGGATCTGGTCTTTCTAAcctttttgtttgctgttttgctgtgctttatTTAAACAGAATAAGCAGCATTATGGGGATTGGCGTGGGAGCTGGGGCCTACATTCTGACCACACTGGCGGTAGGTTAAGTGGGATTTCTCACTTGAGTTTGACTGCCTAGTTGGCTCGAGTGGACCACAGGATGCATCTTGTGAATTCATCCAGATGTTTACCTTTCTTATAGAGACCAAAACACTTCACAAATTCAATTCACATTTTTTGTGTTAGCACGTTTTCTTGTTCAAATTGAGGAATCAGGATAGGTCAGTAACCCGTTATCACTGTACATGACTTTAATCAGTTGTTAAATGTGTCATTTTAAATCTGCACATACTTGATTATTATATATCAAGGTTGTATCTTTCATGGTTGATGTCTATAAAAGTCTTATCCCTCTTTAAACTTTTGGATCGAATGGAAGGGTCTCTTGTTGACGAAAACCTTGATCTTTAACTGGGTTTAAGTAAATGCAGTAGACCAATTTAAATACAGGTAGAGgtgtcacttttttttctatgcAAATGTATTTCTAATGCATGGCCTAAAATGACTTAGACATCACATGCAGTACCCGTATGGAGGGTAGAATCCCCATATCCCATGATATAAGGAGGTAATGACCCCTCCCACACTGTCTTATCCCTGCATGGGTTTACTGCCATACTCTGCACCATGTTTCCAGCTCATTCTAATCCCTCTATAAAAAGGTAATAGGATTTACGATAGATTGTGTTCTGAGGCTTTACCTCTGGCCTCACTATTTTTTTAGATTGATGTCACACATGTTTTCGGAAACTGACTGACCTGCACTGTTCTATATTTAGAGTCTTGTGGTCCCTTTTGCTGTGTCACCAGTTTTCTGCAGGCTTGACAAGATGTCTCGGGCTGCTGAAACATTAATGTAGGAAAGAGACCAGCATTAGAATGCTGGAGTGATTCTAATACCGAGAATGCTCGAGTGAGCAGAGCACTAAAAGCCTCTTGGCTCCTGGCGAGTGTGCAGATTCCCCAGTCAGTTCTGTTGTCAGGTCTGCTCCCTAAGTCATGTGTTTCTTGTGGTCTGCAGCTCAACCAGCCCAACCTGGTGGAGGGATTGGTGCTCATCAATATCGATCCTTGTGCAAAAGGTTGGATCGACTGGGCAGCTTCAAaggtaaatatttatattgcacGTATGAAATGTAAGTATTCctgtttaatatatatttataaatagcgCTGGGAGCCCTATCCTCCAGCCTGATCATGTGCAGTAGTGTACTCGGGTAATCTACTTACCCAAGGCATAGACTATGTGAGGAGTTAATCCAGTCTCACTGCACTGCTGGAGCTGCAGATTTGGTGttatttactattttttatGGATAATCTGTGGTTTGTTTACAATCAACCAAGTCTTCAATGTTCAAGAAGCTTGTCCACCTTGTCACTTGTCCACCTGTCTCTTTGAGAAGAAAAGGTGAAGTGTGCTATAATATTGTTCTGAGAGGGATTTTAAGAAGAATGATTAATGTTGTAATATGATTTGAATGCATGAGGTTTGCTCCTACAATTCTATCGCAATTATGGAAAAGTTATAGAGGTGGCTGCTGAAATTCCTTGCTGTTTATGCAAAACAAATGTTCTTCTGCAGTGCAGTTAGCTTACCCTTGCTAGCGCAATTGAAAACAGATAATGTAACGTCTTGACTTCTTTTCTAGCTCACTGGATGGACAAGCAATTTAGTGGACATTGTGATGGCTCATCACTTCAGTCATGTGAGTCTGAGTTGTTTACCTGCTGCACAGATTGCTTCATTATTGGATATCTGTTTACAATACTCAGCTAATCTCTTCTGATAAAGTGCAAATGGCACCCACACATCATATCTGATTCATCTGGCTTAATCTGATTGGTCTCAGTAAATATTGTATCTAGCAGCATGTGAATGAAGCCTAAAGCCAGCATTTCACTTCAGACATGCTACAACATTGTAAGTTATCCAGATGTAGGTAGAGGTGAGGCGTTTGTTTCAACAGGCAAAGGGTTctgtttcagtctttttttttaaagtaataccATACCCACAGTGTCTGGGTTCCCAATAAGGTTTTCCTTATGTGTCCTCACAGGAGGAGCTTCAGGATAATCAGGAGCTGATCCAGACGTATCGCCTTCACATTGCACAGGACATCAATCAGGACAACCTGAATCTTTTCTTCACCTCTTacaacaggtactgtataaactgcACAGCCTCCTTCCCATCAGCCCTCTGATGGACTCAATCACCCATCAGCCCTCTGTCTTCCCTTCACCCAATGATGGTGAGCCACTGTTAGCTTCAGCACCCAGAATTCTGTGTTTTTCCATGAAGTGACACTATTGACAGTACAGAACCAGTCCAGTCTTTATGCATCTTTGCATAAAACAAATAAGATATACAAACTTTGTAAATCAAGCCTGGAGCAGTTGATTGAAGATGAAAGTGATCCTGACTGTGGACATCTAATGGAGAAAATGTTAAATCTGTGGCACTGAGAGATGCGACTTTAAATAACAAGATGAGGAAATCTTGTGATGAGAAAATAGAATTCAGCCTGTTAGAGCTTATCATTTTTGATACACTAAGTGATTAAGTCCATTTCTATAGAATACAGTGCATTCAAAGTGTTCTGGTCTTTATATACACTTTTATGAAAATTAACCaaatagaaagaaaatgtgACAGGTGtctgtatgtttatattgaaaCCCATAGGCAGAATGACACACATAGTACCTGATAGCAAGCATTGTACATGTTGCACTGTAGGTGCTTCTTGTTGAACGCAGTGATGTAAAAGTTCATGGTGTTCTGTAAGGGTTCTGGAAAATATGCAATAGAGTAGCTAGGGGCATGGGGGTTCAATTGtgtggcttgcttgcttgcgacatttcaaaccacaaatcTGTGCCTGACACAGAGGCTTGCTATAAAGTAGTGTGGTTCTGAGACACGTGACACGCATCATCCTACAGTCTGACCTCGTTGTGGAAACAAGAAGGCTGACAGAAGCCCACATGGGGTCAGCCTGCTTGGAAACAGCTGGGCGTGAATGGGGGTCTTGAGATTTGGAAAAACTGCTGTCATTCTGCAAGGTCTGAATGCGAAAGATTTTATACCGAGttgaacttttgttttatttgtttgaagCCGTCATGATCTTGAGATTGAGAGACCTATCCCCGGCCTGAATGAAGACACAGTGAGCACGCTCAAGTGAGTATGAGTGTGACTGTTAAGGTAGTCCAGAACATAGCAAAGGTTACTGTGATAGGAGATTGCCATCTCCTCTCAACCTGACATTTGGTCGTGCCGCCAGACCCTTTAAACTGATATTGACATTTATCTCGAGGTCAAGCTCCTCTCCTTGTTCTTTCGGGGTTTCTTTTTAGCATTGCACTGGCCCTAAATCTTGTCAACGCTCAGTAAGAAATCCTGACAATAAAACTACAGATGTCTTAGTGTagaaatatgtttcttttcaaGGGAGCAGTTCAAACACTCCTTTAACACCATCCTGGTAAcactttcatttttagtttGGAGTTGGCGAGTGCTGTCCACACTGATGACCATTTCTATTGTTTTACCACACTGTCTGGATCAGAACTTTGGAGGAATTCACCTTTTGTAAATGCCTAAATTACTCATTAATCACTTCCTCAAGTTCTGTtccctgaagtttttttttagaaactgaaGCAACTAGTAACTTCAATACTTTTTTGTATCACCTGTTTTATTCTATGAGCTTGACGAAGTCAGAGTATGACAAAAAACAATTGGAACGTTCAATCCGTGTTCATTGAGGTTCACTTGTGATATGTGGTTTGGGTCCCCCTTAGGTTCTTGGGTTAAGATGTGTTTGTATTCTTTAGTGTAGTATCTTCAGAAATCTACATTCGCTGCTCACAAATGTTCGTAACCCTCAGTAAAATGAGCTGACTCACTCTTGTGGCTGGCTGGGCCGGAAACAGAACTGGCCGGGCCTTGACAATCTCCGGATCTCAGTGCCATTGAAAACTGTGGGAACTGGAGGAGTGTGCCGTTTCAATCACAACAGTGTCCCGATCACAACCTCAAATGAGGGAGAACCAGCCAGAAGAATGGGATGGGATGGGGCTGTAGATATTTTCAAATGTTGAGGAGTTCAAGCCATGTCCCAGTGAAGCTctccctgctttaaagacccaaTGCATTATTTGGAGGGCTGTTCCGAAGGTTTTGACCAGCAGGGAATATAGTCTTTCCCTCTTTTCCACACCAGGTGCCCTGCCTTGCTGGTTGTTGGTGACACCTCACCAGCAGTAGAGGCCGTGGTGAGTTTATTTtgttgtatgtttttggtggtGTCATTACTGATAAATTCAGAATTGTAACtctcatttacagtatcttactCCTTATAGTCCTCAAATAAACTTAAGCACTCAGAAGAGTGATTTAATATAAcagaaaatgctgttttctgcttttctaGCCTTATCATCAGCAGTAGATAACCACGCCTGTGTTTTGATGAAGACCATTAACAGTTTCTGAAAAAGTTCCAGAACAACACATATGAACTCAATTTTACTTTTGTTAAGCTAGAACCTGGAGTGTTGTCTGGGTGGATTTtatgttgtgtattttaaaatgtatttaaaaaacgaCTTACAGTGTTACAGGTGAGATTAATAACCTTATCATTTCAAGAATGCTTAAACTGAAATGTATTGTGATATTATGTTTTCAATTGCAGGTTGAGTGCAATTCCAGATTAAATCctacaaaaacaacattgttGAAGGTGAGATGTCACTATTGTAGAGAAAGTTTGGTGATGTTCAGCAAACATTGTGACTGCCATATGGAAAAGCTGATAGTGATAGattttgctaaaaaaaagtCCTTATTTCCTTATTTTCGTCTGTTTTGGCAAAGATgttaagtgtttgaaaagaacaGTCTTATCTGTTCAGAACAGTTTGTACAGTCTACCCTTTCTAGGACAAATTATTCAAAGATTCACATGCAGCTTTGAATAACTATGTTTCAGTAAATGTCGAACCAAAATTAGCTCATAGTGATATTTTTATGGCCCAGCCAACGTGGTGTGTATTTATTGGtgtattttatcttgtttttcagATGGCAGACTGTGGAGGGCTGCCTCAGGTTGTTCAAGTAAGTAGATGAATTATGTGTAACTATTTTCAGAAGACAAGATTCATATAGAAGAAACTGCAGCGAGACAGTGCAGTCAGGACTTCAGACAAGCATGCTTACCTCCAGCTGAGGTAAATGCTATTTCTATAGCGCATTATGTTACACTGTGTGATCTTCACCAGTGAAAAATCGCAAAACAGGATTTTATTGGGACACTACCTGTGGTAGCTCACCTGCTCTTTTGAGTAGTGCCAAGATGTCTTTAATGAACACAAGTGGCCTGGATATTAATTTAACATCTCTTCCAAAGCCTGTCTTCCGTCATTGTAGTTGTGTCTTGGTATGTCTGTCTTACTGGTCTGACACCACTTTCAAAGACAGCAGACAAGTAACCATGTCCATCCCTCATGTTTGTAGACATGGagatcataataattaataataataatagcttacacttatatagcgcttttctggacactccactcaaagtgctttacaggtaatggggactcccctccaccaccaccaatgtgcagcccaacctggatgatgcgacggcagccatagtgcgccagaacactcaccactcatcagctattagtggagaggagaacagagtaatgaagccagttcataggt is a window from the Lepisosteus oculatus isolate fLepOcu1 chromosome 16, fLepOcu1.hap2, whole genome shotgun sequence genome containing:
- the ndrg3b gene encoding protein NDRG3b isoform X1, which translates into the protein MTAELDLNHIACAVVGVEHDIETPHGVLHVTMRGTPKGNRPVILTYHDIGLNHKSCFNTLFNFEDMQEITQHFAVVHVDAPGQQENAPPFPAGYQYPSMEELAEMLPSVLTHLKISSIMGIGVGAGAYILTTLALNQPNLVEGLVLINIDPCAKGWIDWAASKLTGWTSNLVDIVMAHHFSHEELQDNQELIQTYRLHIAQDINQDNLNLFFTSYNSRHDLEIERPIPGLNEDTVSTLKCPALLVVGDTSPAVEAVVECNSRLNPTKTTLLKMADCGGLPQVVQPGKLAEAFKYFVQGMGYIPYVQLSHLNSESVPTASMTRLVRSRTHSSSSVGSADGARSRSQTGNQVEGAGAATAGNDTQARPQTMEVSC
- the ndrg3b gene encoding protein NDRG3b isoform X2, yielding MTAELDLNHIACAVVGVEHDIETPHGVLHVTMRGTPKGNRPVILTYHDIGLNHKSCFNTLFNFEDMQEITQHFAVVHVDAPGQQENAPPFPAGYQYPSMEELAEMLPSVLTHLKISSIMGIGVGAGAYILTTLALNQPNLVEGLVLINIDPCAKGWIDWAASKLTGWTSNLVDIVMAHHFSHEELQDNQELIQTYRLHIAQDINQDNLNLFFTSYNSRHDLEIERPIPGLNEDTVSTLKCPALLVVGDTSPAVEAVVECNSRLNPTKTTLLKMADCGGLPQVVQPGKLAEAFKYFVQGMGYMPTASMTRLVRSRTHSSSSVGSADGARSRSQTGNQVEGAGAATAGNDTQARPQTMEVSC
- the ndrg3b gene encoding protein NDRG3b isoform X3 encodes the protein MDELQDVQLTEIRPLLTNKNTRNFQDFDCQEHDIETPHGVLHVTMRGTPKGNRPVILTYHDIGLNHKSCFNTLFNFEDMQEITQHFAVVHVDAPGQQENAPPFPAGYQYPSMEELAEMLPSVLTHLKISSIMGIGVGAGAYILTTLALNQPNLVEGLVLINIDPCAKGWIDWAASKLTGWTSNLVDIVMAHHFSHEELQDNQELIQTYRLHIAQDINQDNLNLFFTSYNSRHDLEIERPIPGLNEDTVSTLKCPALLVVGDTSPAVEAVVECNSRLNPTKTTLLKMADCGGLPQVVQPGKLAEAFKYFVQGMGYIPYVQLSHLNSESVPTASMTRLVRSRTHSSSSVGSADGARSRSQTGNQVEGAGAATAGNDTQARPQTMEVSC